A genomic segment from Candidatus Pacearchaeota archaeon encodes:
- a CDS encoding 30S ribosomal protein S9, whose protein sequence is MNKEQSIVVSGKRKRSIARATIKDGTGKIIINKQPYELLPLIKRLMIEEPLEIAKEKLGKLNYDIEVLVKGGGSNSRIEAARLAIAKALVEKTKNNELKKAFLSYDRNLLVADVRRKEAYKPNDSKARAKRQKSYR, encoded by the coding sequence ATGAATAAAGAACAATCTATAGTTGTTTCTGGGAAAAGAAAAAGAAGTATAGCAAGAGCAACAATAAAAGATGGAACAGGCAAGATAATAATAAATAAACAACCTTATGAATTATTACCTTTAATAAAAAGGTTAATGATAGAAGAACCATTAGAAATAGCAAAAGAAAAATTAGGTAAATTAAATTATGATATTGAAGTTTTAGTTAAAGGTGGCGGTTCTAATTCTAGAATAGAGGCTGCTAGGTTAGCAATTGCTAAAGCTTTAGTAGAAAAAACAAAAAATAATGAATTAAAAAAAGCGTTCTTATCTTATGATAGAAATTTATTAGTAGCGGATGTTAGGAGAAAAGAAGCTTATAAACCTAATGATAGCAAAGCGAGAGCGAAAAGACAAAAGTCATATAGATAA
- a CDS encoding recombinase family protein, with translation MYISNSLKKEILERDNFSCQKCFYKGDEENLKIHIINKEKKPSKENLITLCEICNNYAPTKEEEFKEYIREKINSDILETFRKYRKNNPNIEGMNKKFEDGNIITRPPLGYKIIDKKLVVDEEKKLIVQEIFQTFLNENISLNKLAKKYNLSVNGLKKILKNFVYVGKIKFKGNLIDGKHPLLISHEIFNRVQKKLEEK, from the coding sequence ATGTATATATCAAATTCATTAAAAAAAGAGATTTTAGAAAGAGACAACTTTAGTTGCCAAAAATGTTTTTATAAAGGTGATGAAGAAAATCTAAAAATTCACATAATAAATAAAGAAAAAAAGCCATCTAAAGAAAATCTAATTACTTTATGTGAAATATGTAATAATTATGCTCCAACAAAAGAAGAAGAATTTAAAGAATATATAAGAGAAAAGATAAATTCTGATATTTTAGAAACATTTAGGAAATATAGAAAAAATAACCCAAATATTGAAGGAATGAATAAAAAATTTGAAGATGGAAATATAATAACAAGACCACCATTAGGATATAAAATAATTGATAAAAAACTTGTTGTTGATGAAGAAAAAAAATTGATTGTCCAGGAAATATTTCAAACCTTCTTAAATGAAAATATAAGCTTAAATAAATTAGCGAAAAAATATAATTTATCTGTTAATGGATTAAAAAAAATATTGAAAAATTTTGTTTATGTTGGAAAGATAAAATTTAAAGGAAATTTAATAGACGGAAAACATCCACTTTTAATTTCTCATGAAATTTTTAATAGAGTTCAAAAAAAATTAGAAGAAAAATAA
- a CDS encoding tyrosine-type recombinase/integrase: MKKEEFIEKLEVELKLTKKSELTIRNYKYFNLKFLEYCNKDIEQLTKDDVKKFLAYISEKSPNSILLAISAIKFSTLKILGKDLTENIERPKKEKSLPKVLTKEEIKKLIETIETKKSKLIVKFLYSTGLRVSELVNLKKEDINFQERIGIVKKGKGKKDRIFILSEKLANDLQEYLNNNQENLYLFSKEKPLTTRNIQKIIKKTAEKAQINKKVTPHVLRHSFATHLLESGTDIRFIQTLLGHENLNTTQIYTHVNTQELKKIKNPLDDL; encoded by the coding sequence ATGAAAAAAGAGGAATTCATAGAAAAATTAGAAGTTGAATTAAAATTAACTAAAAAATCTGAACTAACAATAAGAAACTACAAATATTTTAATTTAAAATTTTTAGAATATTGTAATAAAGATATAGAGCAATTAACAAAAGATGATGTAAAAAAATTTTTAGCTTATATTTCTGAAAAAAGCCCAAATTCCATACTTCTAGCAATATCAGCAATAAAATTTTCAACATTAAAAATTTTAGGTAAAGACTTAACAGAAAATATAGAAAGGCCTAAAAAAGAAAAATCTTTGCCAAAAGTATTAACAAAAGAAGAAATAAAAAAATTGATAGAAACTATAGAAACAAAAAAATCAAAATTAATAGTAAAATTCCTTTATAGTACTGGCTTGCGAGTTTCAGAATTAGTTAATCTTAAAAAAGAAGATATAAACTTTCAAGAAAGAATAGGAATAGTTAAAAAAGGAAAGGGAAAAAAAGATAGAATCTTTATACTTTCAGAAAAACTTGCTAATGATTTACAAGAATACCTTAATAATAATCAAGAAAATCTTTATCTTTTTTCTAAAGAAAAACCATTAACAACAAGAAACATACAGAAGATTATAAAAAAGACAGCAGAAAAAGCACAAATAAACAAAAAAGTAACTCCTCATGTACTAAGACATAGTTTTGCCACTCATTTATTAGAATCAGGAACAGATATAAGATTTATTCAGACTTTATTAGGGCATGAAAATCTTAATACAACCCAAATTTATACTCATGTAAATACCCAAGAACTTAAAAAAATAAAAAATCCATTAGATGATTTATAA
- the rplM gene encoding 50S ribosomal protein L13, whose amino-acid sequence MEEEIIIDATNSPLGRIASFAAKKALLGNKVIIVNTEKAIITGKKESVLEEYLKKRRKGGDIQKGPFFPSNVEKIMKRTIRGMLPYKQYRGREALKKIKCYESVPKGLENKEKISLENKKEKGITLLQLTKLLKGKNE is encoded by the coding sequence ATGGAAGAAGAAATAATAATTGATGCAACTAACTCTCCTTTAGGAAGAATAGCAAGTTTTGCTGCAAAAAAAGCTTTATTGGGAAATAAAGTTATCATAGTAAATACAGAAAAAGCAATTATAACAGGAAAGAAAGAATCTGTATTAGAGGAATATTTAAAAAAAAGAAGAAAGGGAGGTGATATTCAAAAAGGCCCATTTTTTCCTTCTAATGTAGAAAAGATAATGAAAAGAACAATAAGAGGAATGTTGCCTTACAAACAGTATAGAGGAAGGGAAGCTTTAAAAAAAATAAAATGTTATGAAAGTGTTCCGAAGGGATTAGAAAATAAAGAAAAAATTTCTTTAGAAAATAAAAAAGAAAAAGGAATAACTTTATTGCAACTAACTAAATTATTAAAAGGAAAAAATGAATAA